The following proteins come from a genomic window of Gossypium raimondii isolate GPD5lz chromosome 5, ASM2569854v1, whole genome shotgun sequence:
- the LOC105770517 gene encoding kinesin-like protein KIN-14R produces the protein MAESQIPKSHLQLSKIQSPNSRPCSLLNCEQDTMNSEFENENQEDEVDSTLCFSGSRLIKSGFETSEFSDTAVMFVNAGGGALKNEGASGVDVCGDKFFEGGDVLRTIESINGGGDMPPIYQSARFGNVTYRFNDFPPGDYLVDLHFAEIVNTNGPKGMRVFDVFIQEDKVLSELDVYSIVGANKPLQVVDIRASVGASREIVVRFESVCGSPIVNGICIKRATELADKVSRLNCDYLVCNNCDAEIEISSPLKKHMKMKSTVKYEKKIEELKNLCQLKTDECYEAWMSLTTSNEQLEKVRMELDNKFFQNLNLDRALEQQAAKLKDISTKYQCDKRLWVDSVIELERKIKIIKQEHSLLSNKAHDCADSIPELNKMIFAVQALVAQCEDLKLRLNEEQAMRKKLHNQIQEAKGKIRVFCRCRPLRDDEASAGHTTIVDFTAAKDGDIGILTGSSMKKIFKFDRVYTPKDDQVSVFADASPVVTSVLDGYNVCIFAYGQTGTGKTFTMEGTGQNRGVNYRTLEQLFKLIEERKEISTFSISVSVLEVYNEQIRDLLATEPASKRLGIRQASEGFHHVPGIVEAKVENIKEVWNVLQAGNNARAIGSNNVNEHSSRSHCMLCILVKAKNLITGECTKSKLWLVDLAGSERLAKTEVQGDRLKEAQNINRSLSALGDVISALANKSSHIPYRNSKLTHLLQDSLGGDSKTLMFVQISPSEQDLGETLSSLNFASRVRGVELGPTKKQVDTAELQKLKQMLDKAKQELKSKDDALRKSVENFHNLEDKAKAKGQLCKTQEEKLNELENQLSSKAELCKQLERQLWQLSERMMEKEEICSNSQLKVVELENKLKEHVQNQTASLSLQRKVKKLEDILKERTREFELHSGTLQQKVKELENKLKMERESGGSQQKGNELEQKLRQHQEQTMRPGLSYSAEKSQVTPIETIYGMNPTTRRSLNSNGRRMNEMGSDLLKGTESLRELRRKRQIESKGIENNVLLSSAFVEKKVWSETNKARQIEQWPCRITRSGKSVNSVEKSFTGNRINWDQGKEPRESSNKLKMWLR, from the exons ATGGCAGAATCTCAAATCCCTAAATCTCATCTCCAACTCTCCAAGATCCAAAGCCCAAATTCCAGGCCTTGCAGTTTGCTTAACTGTGAACAAGATACTATGAATTCTGAGTTCGAGAATGAGaatcaagaagatgaagtgGATTCGACACTCTGCTTTTCTGGTTCAAGATTGATTAAATCTGGTTTTGAAACCTCTGAATTTTCAG ACACTGCTGTTATGTTTGTAAATGCTGGAGGAGGGGCTTTAAAGAACGAAGGAGCGAGCGGAGTTGATGTTTGTGGAGATAAATTTTTCGAAGGAGGGGATGTTTTGCGAACCATTGAAAGCATCAATGGTGGTGGCGATATGCCACCCATTTATCAATCAGCACGCTTTGGAAACGTCACTTACCGATTCAATGATTTCCCCCCGGGGGACTATTTGGTTGATCTTCATTTTGCTGAAATTGTGAACACCAATGGACCTAAAGGAATGAGAGTTTTTGATGTCTTCATTCAAGAAGACAAG GTATTGTCTGAACTTGATGTATACTCTATAGTTGGAGCAAACAAGCCATTACAAGTGGTTGATATTAGAGCTTCCGTGGGGGCGAGCAGGGAGATTGTTGTAAGGTTTGAAAGTGTCTGTGGAAGCCCAATAGTTAATGGGATTTGCATAAAACGGGCTACAGAATTAGCTG ATAAAGTGTCTCGACTGAATTGCGATTATCTTGTATGCAACAATTGTGATGCTGAAATAGAAATTTCATCACCTCTG AAGAaacatatgaaaatgaaatctACAGTAAAGTATGAAAAGAAGATAGAAGAGCTGAAGAACCTGTGCCAGCTCAAGACAGATGAATGCTATGAAGCTTGGATGTCATTAACAACTTCAAATGAACAACTAGAGAAGGTCAGAATGGAACTCGACAACAAGTTCTTCCAGAATTTGAATTTAG ATAGGGCCCTGGAACAACAAGCTGCAAAGTTGAAAGACATTTCTACTAAATATCAGTGTGATAAGAGATTATGGGTTGATTCCGTCATTGAgttggaaagaaaaataaag ATCATAAAGCAAGAGCATTCTCTGCTATCTAATAAGGCGCATGACTGTGCTGATTCAATTCCAGAATTAAACAAGATGATATTTGCTGTTCAAGCACTGG TGGCACAGTGTGAAGACCTAAAACTAAGGCTCAATGAGGAGCAGGCAATGAGGAAAAAGCTACATAACCAGATACAGGAAGCAAAAG GAAAGATCAGAGTGTTCTGTAGGTGCCGTCCATTAAGAGATGACGAGGCTTCAGCTGGGCATACAACGATTGTAGATTTTACTGCAGCTAAGGATGGAGATATAGGGATACTTACAGGAAGCTCcatgaagaaaattttcaaatttgatcgAGTTTATACACCTAAGGATGATCAAG TTTCGGTGTTTGCAGATGCTTCCCCAGTGGTAACTTCGGTTTTAGATGGTTACAATGTCTGTATATTTGCATATGGGCAGACAGGAACTGGGAAGACTTTTACCATGGAAGGTACAGGACAAAATCGAGGAGTCAACTATAGGACTTTAGAGCAGTTGTTTAAATTAATCGAAGAGCGGAAAGAAATTTCTACCTTTAGTATATCTGTCAGTGTACTTGAAGTCTACAACGAGCAAATCAGAGACTTGCTTGCAACTGAACCAGCATCAAAAAG GTTGGGGATAAGGCAAGCTTCAGAGGGGTTTCATCATGTTCCTGGGATAGTGGAGGCTAAAGTTGAAAATATTAAGGAGGTTTGGAATGTGCTACAGGCTGGAAACAATGCAAGAGCTATAGGGTCAAACAATGTGAATGAGCATAGTAGCCGATCTCACTG CATGCTATGCATATTAGTTAAAGCAAAGAATTTGATCACTGGTGAGTGCACCAAGAGCAAATTATGGCTTGTGGATTTGGCCGGTAGTGAAAGGCTAGCAAAAACTGAAGTGCAAGGAGATCGGCTTAAGGAAGCCCAAAATATCAACAGATCACTTTCTGCTTTAGGAGATGTGATTTCTGCTTTGGCAAACAAAAGCAGCCACATCCCATATAG GAATTCCAAGCTCACACATCTACTCCAAGATTCCTTAG GAGGCGATTCTAAAACCTTGATGTTTGTACAAATCAGCCCTTCGGAGCAGGACTTAGGTGAGACCCTAAGTTCATTAAATTTTGCAAGTCGGGTCCGAGGAGTGGAGTTGGGTCCAACAAAGAAACAGGTTGACACCGCTGAGCTTCAAAAGTTGAAACAGATG CTTGACAAAGCCAAGCAAGAATTGAAATCGAAAGATGACGCTTTAAGAAAGTCAGTGGAGAACTTTCACAACTTAGAGGATAAAGCCAAAGCTAAGGGTCAACTTTGCAAAACCCAAGAAGAAAAGCTCAATGAACTTGAAAACCAGCTTTCATCCAAGGCAGAGTTATGTAAACAATTAGAGAGGCAGTTGTGGCAACTTTCAGAAAGAATGATGGAAAAGGAAGAAATTTGCTCAAATTCCCAGCTAAAG GTTGTGGAGCTCGAGAACAAACTGAAAGAGCATGTTCAGAATCAGACAGCATCCTTGTCTCTACAGAGAAAG GTGAAGAAGCTTGAAGACATTTTGAAAGAGAGAACACGGGAATTTGAGCTTCATTCAGGGACGCTTCAACAGAAG GTTAAAGAACTCGAAAACAAGTTGAAAATGGAAAGAGAAAGTGGAGGATCACAACAAAAG GGTAATGAACTTGAACAAAAGTTGAGGCAACACCAGGAACAGACAATGCGACCGGGATTATCATATTCTGCAGAGAAATCACAAGTCACACCCATTGAAACCATATATGGCATGAATCCTACAACTAGAAGGAGCTTAAACTCAAATGGGAGAAGGATGAATGAGATGGGGTCAGACTTGTTGAAAGGAACGGAGTCGCTTAGAGAGTTGAGAAGGAAAAGACAGATCGAGAGCAAAGGGATTGAGAACAATGTGTTGCTATCGTCTGCTTTCGTGGAGAAGAAGGTATGGAGTGAAACAAACAAAGCAAGGCAAATTGAGCAGTGGCCATGTAGGATTACAAGGAGTGGGAAATCGGTAAATAGTGTTGAGAAAAGCTTCACCGGCAATAGAATCAACTGGGATCAGGGTAAAGAGCCCAGAGAGAGTAGCAATAAGTTGAAAATGTGGTTAAGATGA